The following is a genomic window from Citrifermentans bemidjiense Bem.
AATCGACCATTTCGGCGGGCACTTCACAGGCGATCTCAGCCCAGTCAGTAGTCATAATGAGTTTGCAGCTCCTTTTCTTAGACAAATTATGGGCATAAACTAGCAGGAAAATAAGGGAAATTGCAATGAAAACCTTGACATCGGATAAAACTGCGGCAGTAATTATAATTAAAATTTTTCCGGGGGCTGCCGATAAGAACTTCGAGGAAACTTTTCCCATTAAATTTTAGTTTTGCCTAAAATAAAAAAACATGGTATATATCTAATGAATTTGGTGGGGATGCCGATAAGCCCCAGTAAGAGCAGCAGTTTAGGGTGATTAAGATGTACCATGTGTACCTTTTATCGGATGCGACGGGCGAGACGGTGGAGCGGGTGGCGCGCGCCGCGCTGACCCAGTTCAGGGACGTCGACATCCGCCTGCGCAGGATGGGGCAGATACGGAACCGGGAGGACATCCTCCGAGCGCTGGACGAGGTGGACCGGGCGCCGGGGATAATCTTTTATACGCTGGTCAACACCGAGCTGGCGCAGTTCGTCAGGAACGAAGTCGAGGCGAGGCAGTTGGAGGCGGTTGACCTCATCACGCCGCTCCTCTACAAGCTGGCGGAATTTCTTGAGATGCGGCCGCAGAAGTTGCCGGGCCTGCAGTACGAGATGAACTCGGAGTACTACCGGCGCATGGAAGCGGTGGATTTCACCGTGAAGCAGGACGATGGCCAGGAGCCGCGCAACCTGCACAAGGCGGACATCGTGCTGATCGGTGTTTCCCGCTCTTCCAAGACGCCGCTCTCCATGTATCTGGCTCACAAGGGTTACAAGGTCGCCAACGTGCCGATCATCCAGGGAATCGATCCCCCGGGCGAGTTAGAGGAAGTAGAGCCGGAGCGGGTGGTAGGGCTGATCATCGATACGCAGCGGCTGGTGGATATACGGAGCGCCCGGTTGCGCAACCTTCGCCAGAGCCCGCGCGGCAGCTACGCGGACTATCGGCAGGTGGAAGAGGAGCTGGCGTACTGCCGCAGGTTCTACCGCGCCCATCCCGCCTGGCTGGTTATAGACGTGACCAACAAGTCCGTGGAGGAGTCTGCGGCAGAAATATTAAGCAGGCTTCATGGTGATATTAGGCACGATTAGAGGTCGACATATTAACAAAGAGAGGAAATCAACATGAGAATTTTGGTAGTTGAAGATGAGAAGAAGGTCGCCAGCTTCATCAAGCGCGGGCTGGAGGAGGAGCAGTACGAAGTCCATACGGCCGCGGACGGAGAGGAAGGTCTCAAGCTTGCGCTCGAGAAGCCGTTCGACCTGATCGTGCTTGACTGGATGCTCCCCAAAAAGGACGGCCTTTCCGTCCTGAAGGAGCTGAGGGAGCGGAAGAACCTCACTCCGATCCTGATGCTGACCGCCAAAGATTCCGTGGAAGATATCGTGGCAGGCCTCGATTCCGGATCCGACGACTACCTGACCAAGCCGTTCGCTTTCGCCGAGCTTCTGGCCCGCGTCCGTGCGCTCATGAGGAGGAGCGAGCTCGACCGCGGTGCCGAGATCCGTTTCGCCGACCTGCGCCTCGACCTGGTTACCCACAAGGTATGGCGCAAGGATAAGGAGATCGATCTCACTGCCAAGGAGTACGGCCTGCTCGAGTACTTCATGCGCAACCCGCACCAGGTGCTGACCAGGACCATGATCGCGGAGCACGTCTGGGATTACACCTTCGACAGCTTCACCAACATCATCGATGTCTATGTCAACTACCTCAGGAAGAAGATCGACCGCGAAGCTGACAAGAAGCTGATCCACACCGTCAGGGGCGTAGGCTACATCCTGAAGGAAGAAGAATAGAATAGGCGCGTCACGCTCTTCATGAACAACGGACTGCTCCCGGCTCACGCCGGAGGCGGTCAGTATTAGCTTAACTCTACTCAAATTCCCAGGAGGTCGCCATGCAGGCAGCAATCGTTGCAAGATTTCTGGTACTTAGCGTATTTCTCTCCTCCATTTTCTCGACCGTCGCGGGCGCCTCGGTGCTTACTCCCGACTTCGCCAAGCTGGCGAAGAAGCTGAAGCCCGCGGTGGTCAACATCAGCACCTCAAAGACCCTAGCGGTGAAGAAGCGGCAGATCGCCCCAGGGCAAGACCCTTTCCAGGAATACTTCGACAAATTTTTCGAGGGGCCGCACCAGCGTCCGCAAAAGCAGAGGAACCTGGGGACCGGCTTCATCATCAGCGACGACGGCTACATCATCACCAACAACCACGTGGTGAAGGATGCCGACGAGATCAAGGTGAAGCTCTCCGACGGCAGGGAGTTCGCGGGCGATGTCAAGGGGCGCGACGAAAAGCTGGACCTTGCCCTGGTGAAGATCGACGCCAAGGATCACCTCCCCGTGGCGCCTTTGGGGGACAGCGACAAGATGGAAGTGGGGGACTGGGTGATGGCTATCGGCAACCCCTTCGGGCTCTCCCAGACCGTGACGGCAGGGATCATCAGCGCCCAGGGGCGCGTGATCGGTTCCGGCCCGTATGACGACTTCATCCAGACCGACGCCTCCATCAACCCCGGCAACTCGGGGGGGCCGCTCTTCAACACCGAAGGGGAGGTGATCGGCATAAATACGGCGATCGTCGCCGGCGGCCAGGGGATAGGATTCGCCATACCGGTCAACATGGCGAAGGAGATCCTCCCGCAGCTGAAGTCTGCGGGCAAGGTGACCCGCGGCTGGCTCGGCGTTTCGGTGCAGCTGGTGACCCCGGATCTCGCCAAATCCTTCGGGCTCGACACCGAGAAGGGGGCGCTGGTTGCCGACGTGGTGAAAGGCAGCCCCGCGGAGAAGGCGGGCCTCAAGGGGGGCGACATCATCCTCGAGTACGACGGGCATCCCATCAAGGAGATGGGGGAGCTTCCGCGCCGCGTAGCCGCCACCCCGGTAGGAAAGAAGGTGAAAGTGGTGGTGCTGCGCGAGGGGCGTCAAGAGCCGCTGCAGGTGACCGTCGAGCAGCTGAAGGAGGGCGGCGAGGAGGATAGTGCGGTCACCAGCGACCGGCTCGGGGTGAAGGTGACGGAGCTTACCCCGGAGCGCGCGCAGCAGTTGCGGCTGCAGGGGGACAAAGGGGTCGTGGTGACCGATGTGGAGCCGGACAGCCTTGCCGACCGGGCCGGCATCCTGGAGGGGGACCTGATCAGGGAGATCAACGGAGTGCGTGTAAGCGGCGTGAGCGATTACAGCAAGTTGATCGCGGCGGCGAAGAAGGGTGGGTATCTGAAGATGCTGCTTAGGCGGGGAGAAGCCTCCCTGTTCGTCGCGCTCAGGCTGGAATAGGTAATAAGAAGGTCGTTGCGGTATCGAAGGGGGCACAGGTGACTGGCCCCCTTTTCTATTACCACAACACCTGGCCGCATTGCGAGCCGGCCACGGCTCTACCCGCTCTCCTCCTCTTGGAGGGGGGAGGCCGCGAACGCCAGATTAACCTCGCGCCGAAGCTCCGCTTCGGCCCCCAAATGCCTGGGGGAGAAGTGGAAGGGGAGGACCCTCGCCACCCCCGCCTCCCGGGCCAGCTCCCCGGCCTGCCGGGCGGTCAGGTGCGCACGGTCGCGCGCCCGCTCAGAGTCGACGTGCAGGAAGACCGCCTCGATGAAGAGGTAGTCTGCGTCCCGCGCCAGCTCCACGATGCGCCGGCGGTTCTCATTGGTGAAGGCGGTGTCGGTGACATAGGCGATCTTTTCCCCCGGCACCACCTGCAGCACCTTTTCTTTCAGCTTTGCTATGGTCCAGCCGGAAGCCGGGCGCTCCTCGCCCGCAGCCGCGGGATAGACCAGGGTATCGTCCGGCTCTCCCCTGAGCACCGCGCGCTTTACTTCGGAAAGCCAGGGGCCGACCGGCAGGCCCAGCTCGGCCAGCCGGTTCTTCATGAAGTTTACGTGGAGCTTTTCCTCGAAAGCATAGGCGAGGCAGGGGATGCTGTGCTCCAGGAAGGTGGCGCGGATGCGCAGGTTCCCCTCGTCCAGCACGACGCCCTCGGGGAGCATGAGTTCCTGCTGGTTTTCCCTTTCAAAGATGCGCCGGGAGCTGAAGCTTGCCCTTTGCGCGCTGCCGTCGGGATGGAGTTCGGTGACGGTGAGGACGAACTCGGTGGGATAGCTTTGAATCAGGTTCCAGCTGTAGGACGCGAGGCGGTGCTCCACCTGCCGCAGGATGCCTGAGGGACCGTACAGCCTCACTTCTTTGTCCCGTCCCAGCATGATGCGTAGCACAAGGTCGAAGCCGATGAAGTGGTCGATGTGCGTGTGCGAGATGCAGATGTCGCTCACCCGCAAGAGCTTGCGCGTGGGAAGCGGCGCCAGGTCCCCCAGGTCGAAGAGGACGGCCCGGCGCGCGAAGAGGAAGTCGACGTAGAGGCCGGGGTCGCCGAAGGGAGGGTTCACCAGGGCCGGCAGGAAGTGCGGTGTCATGGCGCGGGCTCCTTCTAGTTTGGGTACGGTCCCGTCTGCTATATAACCATTAATGCTGCGGCGCAAGCCAAAAAAATAGGGGAACCCGGTGGGGCTCCCCTAGTGCTGCCTGCAACTACTCTCTCCGCCGTGCCGTTGGTTTCGGGGGCCTCACAGCGAGTTCCCATTCAGGTGGGCTCCTGTGGACCGCTTTAGGCAATTCCCGCGCAATGGGGCAGCTCACCACGGTCGAAACAGTCACCCGTTCAATAAATTATTCCGCAGGGGCGTTAGTAACCTCACGGACAGGGCAGAGAGAGCAAGTAAGTAAGTGGCTGCATTGTAGTACCGGCAAAATGAGAAATCAAGAGCGATTTGTCTAATCCTTTGTAGGAGAAATCCCCGGGTAAATAGGTTGCAATTTTGGGCCTTTGTCGTACAATGCGCCCACCAATTTTCGCAGCGACCGGGAGGAAAGATGCGCCTTAAGGAAGAGCAGATCGCACGCCTGGCGGAAAAGGTGCTGGGCGACCTGGAACGTGCCCAACTCGTGGAGCAAAAGCAGGGACGTGCGGCCGTATTGGCCGGCATCAAGTCGGCCATAGCCGAGGACCTGAGGCTTGAGGAGGCACTGGAGCGCGACGCCGAGGCGCTGCTTGAGCAGACCCTTAAGGCGGTCGGAGGTCAGGGGATCGACAGGCACAAGATGCTTCGAATGATCAAGGAGAAACTGGCCAAGGAACGTAAGATCGTCCTCTAACCCGCCCAGCGGCCGAATCGAAAGGAGACCCCATGCACATCAGCGAAGACCGCATTTCCCATATCGCTCACAGGATCTACGACAAGCTCTGGCGCGACGACCTCGCCGACTTCCCGGACGAGCGGCGCGCGCTGGATGCCGTCAAGGGTGCCATCGAGGGGTTCTTCTCGGTGATGGAACAGGTCGACCAGGCAGTGAGGGCGAAGCTGGCCTCCTACAGCCAGGCCAAGGTGCCCGGCAGCCGGGAATGGGAGATCCTGTACCAGAAGTTTTATGCCGAGGAGCTTGCCAAAAGGAAGTGGTGAGACGCCACGCGCGGGGGGTGAATTTTATTTTTCCTTCTACCCTTGATTTTTAGGATCATGCTGTTTATATTTAGCAGGCCTTAGCACTCAGCTGTTTTGAGTGCTAATATTTTTTTCAATTACCGGAGATCGATGATCTCGAAGAAAGGAGAGCAAGCATGAATCTTAGACCGCTGCAGGACCGTATCATAGTGAAGAGGGTTGAGGAAGCTACCATGACCGCCGGTGGGCTTTATATCCCGGAAACCGCCAAAGAAAAGCCGCAGCAGGGCGAAGTGGTGGCAGTTGGCAACGGGAAGAGGGGCGAGGACGGCAAGGTGTACCCGATCGACCTGAAGGTGGGTGACAAGGTGCTGTTCGGCAAGTACGCAGGAAGCGAAGTGAAGCTCGAAGGGGAGGATTTCCTCATCATGCGCGAGGACGACATCCTCGGCGTCGTCGAGAAGTAATCACCGCCTCCCGGTCCGCCGGGGGAAGCAGTTTCGCCACCATTCATTAATTCCAAGGAGGATATACGTTATGGCAGCAAAGATCATCAAGTTCGACCAGGAAGCACGCAACTGCATCCTCAAAGGTGTCAACACCCTGGCAGATGCCGTTAAAGTGACCCTGGGCCCCAAAGGGCGCAACGTCGTCATCGAGAAATCCTACGGCGCGCCGCTCATCACCAAGGACGGCGTCACCGTCGCCAAGGAAATCGAGCTGGAAGACAAGTTCGAGAACATGGGCGCGCAGCTGGTGAAGGAAGTCGCTTCCAAGACCTCCGACGTAGCCGGCGACGGCACCACCACCGCAACCGTGCTGGCACAGGCGATCTACCGCCAGGGCGCCAAGCTGGTCGCGGCAGGTCACAACCCGATGGAAATCAAGCGCGGTCTGGATCAGGCTGTCGAGGCCCTGGTCGCCGAGCTGAAGAACATCTCCAAGCCGATCAAGGACCACAAGGAAATCGCGCAGGTCGGCACCATCTCCGCCAACAACGACAAGACCATCGGCGACATCATCGCCGAGGCGATGGAGAAGGTCGGCAAGGAAGGGGTCATCACCGTCGAGGAAGCCAAGGCGATGGAAACCACCCTTGAGACCGTCGAGGGTATGCAGTTCGACCGCGGCTACCTCTCCCCCTACTTCGTGACCGATCCGGAGCGCATGGAAGCCGCGATGGACAACGTCGCCATCCTGATCCACGACAAGAAGATCGCCAACATGAAGGACCTCCTCCCGGTTCTCGAGCAGACCGCCAAGTCCGGCCGTCCGCTGCTGATCATCGCCGAGGACATCGAAGGCGAAGCCCTGGCAACCCTCGTGGTCAACAAGCTGCGCGGCGTCCTTAACGTCTGCGCCGTCAAGGCCCCGGGCTTCGGCGACCGCCGCAAGGCGATGCTCGAAGACATCGCCATCCTGACCGGCGGCAAGGTGATCTCCGAGGAAGTCGGCTTCAAACTCGAGAACACCACCCTCGACATGCTGGGCCAGGCGAAGAAGATCACCGTCGACAAGGACAACACCACCATCATCGACGGCTACGGCGCCGAGGCCGACATCCAGGGCCGCGTCAAGATGATCCGCGCCCAGATCGATGAGACCTCCTCCGACTACGACCGCGAGAAGCTCCAGGAGCGCCTGGCGAAACTGGTCGGCGGCGTTGCCGTCATCAAGGTCGGTGCTGCCACCGAGATCGAGATGAAGGAGAAGAAGGCACGCGTCGAAGACGCACTGCACGCAACCCGCGCAGCGGTCGACGAGGGGATCGTCCCCGGAGGCGGCGTGGCTTACCTGCGCGCCCTGAAGGTGCTGGAAAAACTTCAGCTCGCACCGGAGCAGCAGTTCGGGGTCAACGTGATCAAGCGCGCCCTCGAAGAGCCGATCCGTCAGATCTCCCAGAACGCCGGCGTCGACGGCTCCATTGTCGTGGACAAGGTCAAAAACGGCAAGGATGCCTTCGGCTACAACGCCGCCGACGACGTCTATGTCGACATGATCGAGGCCGGCATCATCGACCCGACCAAGGTCTCCAGGAGCGCGCTGCAGAACGCCGCTTCCGTGGCAGGTCTCATGATGACCACCGAAGCAATGATCGCAGACAAACCGAAGGAAGAAGGCGCGATGCCGGCAATGCCGGGTGGCATGGGCGGCATGGGTGGCATGGGCGGCATGATGTAGTCCTGCCCCCGAAACCCGCAGCAAAAATGAAGGGAGCCGGCCCCAGTGCCGGCTCCCTTTTTTATCGGCAGCTTGCTTCTCCTGGTTCCCAAGTGGTCGCAGCTTTTTCCTTTCATTAATCCTCCGGCTTTACACAAATTTTGCATCCACGTATACTGACGGGGATTTCGGCCGACCAGCGTCAGATTTCCGTCACCCTCTTCTTCACATTCATGAGTAAATGCGGCAAAAAACTAGACACGAGAAAAATATAGAGGATCGCATGGCCAACCCGGGAGGGCAGCACGAAGAGGTTAGCAAGGAAGAGTACGCCTCGGCTAACCTGGTCATGACCGCCATGGTGAAGACCTCGAAAGCGCTCCGGATCTACCTGCCTAACAACCCGATACTGATCGGTTTCACGGACGACCTGAACGGCAAGATGACGGGGCACCTGGAAAAATACGGAGAGTTCACCCTCGACGTGGAACCGTTCGTCCTGCGCTACAAGGGGAAGGACATCTACCAGAACCAGGACCCCAAGGAGAGCATGGCCTGTCGCATGTTCGCGGACGGCATCAGGGCGCTGTTTTTCCTGCCGGGGGTGGAATCGAGTGAACTGATGGCATTCCTCGGGGTGGCGGGTTTCGAACTGAGCACGAGCGACGAGGACGTGGTGACCCAGCTTTGGGAGAGAGATCTCCCCCACCTGCGCTATCTACTGGAGGAGGACTTTATCGAGGGGCACCTGGAGGAGGATCTGACCGATCCGGGGTCCCAGCAGGCGGCGGTGACCAGGGTGTACCAGGCGCTGGCTCAGCAGATCCCACCCCAGCCGAGGATGATTCCCAAGCACCTGCTCATGCTGACCGGCGAAGAGGAAAAATGGCTCAGAAAGGCCCGGCAGGTCGAGGCGCGCAGAAACGGCCTCGACGACGTGGTCAACATCCTCTCCGCCATCCTGGCCGGGGTGAAGGAGCCGGTCATATTCTGGGATTTCGTCGGGATCATGGGGAACCTCACCACCAACATGTTCCTCGGCGGCGAGATCGGGCAGGCGCTGCGCCTGATCCGGTTCATGGACCAGTTGATGAAGCTGGGATCCACCCTGCCGGAGCAGCAAAGGCTTTTAGCCGAGGCCCTTGCCGGCATACTCAACCTCCAGACGGTGCAGGTACTGCAGGAGACTTTGGACGGCAGCGAGGCGGTGACGCACCAGGAGCTGAAGGAACTTCTACTTATCTTTGGCTTACCCTCGCTCGGGGCGATCTGCGAACTGCTGGGAAGGGTGGAGAAGCTCAAGGTGCGCAAGGTGATCATCGAGGTGTTGGTTGAACTGGGCCGCGAAAATCCCGCCGTGTTCGCTCCTTTCCTGAACGATTCCCGCTGGTACCTGGTACGCAATATGGTTCTCGTTCTTTCACTGGTGGGAACCCCAGTGGCCCTGGACATGATCATCAAGCTGATCCCCCACAAGGAGGCGAGGATCCGGCGCGAGGTGCTTGGCTACCTGGAGCGCTCCGGAGACCTCAAGGCTAAGGCGTACATCGTGAAGTACCTGCGGGACGACTCCAGCGCGCTTCGCATCAAGGCGCTCCAGGTCCTGGCGCGGGAGAAGCTCCCATTCGCGCTCAAGCCTATCGTTGCGCTCACCACCGCGGAAGAGTTCGCCAGTCGCGAGTTGTCGGAGAAAAAGGCGGTGTACGAGGCGTTGGGGGAACTGGGGGGCGAGGAGATGCTCCCCATGTTCAGGGATATGCTGCTGAAAAAGTTCTGGTTTCAAAAGACGGCCGAGAAGGAAAGCGCGCAGTTGGCAGCGGCAGGGCTGGTACGGATGCAGACGGGCCAGGCTTTGGCGCTTTTGCAGGAGGCGCGTAACAGCAAGCGTTCAGGCGAGGTAAGGGATCTTTTGGAGCAGGCCATCGCCGCCTTGGCTCTAGCGCGGGCTAAGAGGAGCGGTTAATGCGGGCGAGGTGTGAACATGCAACTTGAGAAAGAGCGCGACAGCCTGAGCAACGAGATGGCCAGGCTCGGCAAGGCACTGGTCCTGCAGCTCTTCATACTGCTCAAGACTTCCAGTAACTACAGCGAAGGGCACGCGGCGCTGGACCTGCCGCTGGCCAACCTGCTGAAGGTGGTGCGGGATATCGCCCGTAGAAACGAGGACGCCTCGCTGAGGCTCCGTGGAGGGCACCTCTACCTTGGCGAACTGCGGCTAAAGCCGGACATCGCCAATTTCGAGGCGCCGCGATACGTAATCGAGGAGATGAAGCGCCATCTGGTGGGAAGGCTCTCTTTCATGCCGGAGGTGAGCGCGGACGACCTGCGCCGGTTCGTGTACGCCTTGCGGGAGGTGGATGCCGCCGAACTCCTCGACGCTTACACCGGCCTTCTGGATGGGATGCAGCAGAGGATGGTCGCCCATATCGAGGTGGAGGTTCTGCGCGACGACGAGGTGCTGATTCCGGATACGGTGCAGTTGCAGGAGAACAACCTCAAGGCCCGCCCTCTGTACAAGAAGGTGCTGGCCGCCATGGACGAGGTGGCGGCGCAGATGGTGGCCGGGCGGAGCCTGAGGCTTCGGGAGTCGAAGCGGGTGGTGCAGCAGATGATCGACCTGCTCTTCAGCCACGAGTCGGATCTCCTCGGGCTCAGCACCATGCGCTCCCACGACCGCTCCTCGCAGCACCATGCTGCCAACGTCTGCATCCTCTCGCTGGTGATGGGCAAAAGGCTCGGCATGTCCAAGTTCCATCTCTGCGAACTGGGGCTCGCCGCGCTGTTCCACGACTTGGGCAAAGCCGACGTCCCCAAGGAGATACTGGACAAGCCCAGCGCGCTGACGCGCGAGGAACGGCGCATCATGGAGAACCACGTTCTTTACGGCGTGAAGAAGGTGATGAAGCTGAAGGGATTCGATGCGCTATCGTCCCGGATCATCACCGGGATCTTCGAGCACCACCTGCAGGCGGATTTTTCGGGGTATCCGCGTTTTCCCTACCAAAGG
Proteins encoded in this region:
- the groL gene encoding chaperonin GroEL (60 kDa chaperone family; promotes refolding of misfolded polypeptides especially under stressful conditions; forms two stacked rings of heptamers to form a barrel-shaped 14mer; ends can be capped by GroES; misfolded proteins enter the barrel where they are refolded when GroES binds); the encoded protein is MAAKIIKFDQEARNCILKGVNTLADAVKVTLGPKGRNVVIEKSYGAPLITKDGVTVAKEIELEDKFENMGAQLVKEVASKTSDVAGDGTTTATVLAQAIYRQGAKLVAAGHNPMEIKRGLDQAVEALVAELKNISKPIKDHKEIAQVGTISANNDKTIGDIIAEAMEKVGKEGVITVEEAKAMETTLETVEGMQFDRGYLSPYFVTDPERMEAAMDNVAILIHDKKIANMKDLLPVLEQTAKSGRPLLIIAEDIEGEALATLVVNKLRGVLNVCAVKAPGFGDRRKAMLEDIAILTGGKVISEEVGFKLENTTLDMLGQAKKITVDKDNTTIIDGYGAEADIQGRVKMIRAQIDETSSDYDREKLQERLAKLVGGVAVIKVGAATEIEMKEKKARVEDALHATRAAVDEGIVPGGGVAYLRALKVLEKLQLAPEQQFGVNVIKRALEEPIRQISQNAGVDGSIVVDKVKNGKDAFGYNAADDVYVDMIEAGIIDPTKVSRSALQNAASVAGLMMTTEAMIADKPKEEGAMPAMPGGMGGMGGMGGMM
- a CDS encoding ribonuclease Z; this translates as MTPHFLPALVNPPFGDPGLYVDFLFARRAVLFDLGDLAPLPTRKLLRVSDICISHTHIDHFIGFDLVLRIMLGRDKEVRLYGPSGILRQVEHRLASYSWNLIQSYPTEFVLTVTELHPDGSAQRASFSSRRIFERENQQELMLPEGVVLDEGNLRIRATFLEHSIPCLAYAFEEKLHVNFMKNRLAELGLPVGPWLSEVKRAVLRGEPDDTLVYPAAAGEERPASGWTIAKLKEKVLQVVPGEKIAYVTDTAFTNENRRRIVELARDADYLFIEAVFLHVDSERARDRAHLTARQAGELAREAGVARVLPFHFSPRHLGAEAELRREVNLAFAASPLQEEESG
- the groES gene encoding co-chaperone GroES yields the protein MNLRPLQDRIIVKRVEEATMTAGGLYIPETAKEKPQQGEVVAVGNGKRGEDGKVYPIDLKVGDKVLFGKYAGSEVKLEGEDFLIMREDDILGVVEK
- a CDS encoding HD-GYP domain-containing protein — protein: MQLEKERDSLSNEMARLGKALVLQLFILLKTSSNYSEGHAALDLPLANLLKVVRDIARRNEDASLRLRGGHLYLGELRLKPDIANFEAPRYVIEEMKRHLVGRLSFMPEVSADDLRRFVYALREVDAAELLDAYTGLLDGMQQRMVAHIEVEVLRDDEVLIPDTVQLQENNLKARPLYKKVLAAMDEVAAQMVAGRSLRLRESKRVVQQMIDLLFSHESDLLGLSTMRSHDRSSQHHAANVCILSLVMGKRLGMSKFHLCELGLAALFHDLGKADVPKEILDKPSALTREERRIMENHVLYGVKKVMKLKGFDALSSRIITGIFEHHLQADFSGYPRFPYQRLSLFGRIINIADCYDGLTSSRVSGRNAYPPHKALRVMLAQAGTAYDQPLLKLFINCIGIHAIGSLLLLDSNELAVVVGNSADPTQWDNPRVRIIADAKGREVEGEIIDLGHPTCFRTISATLDPYLYDLDVSRYFY
- a CDS encoding DegQ family serine endoprotease; the protein is MQAAIVARFLVLSVFLSSIFSTVAGASVLTPDFAKLAKKLKPAVVNISTSKTLAVKKRQIAPGQDPFQEYFDKFFEGPHQRPQKQRNLGTGFIISDDGYIITNNHVVKDADEIKVKLSDGREFAGDVKGRDEKLDLALVKIDAKDHLPVAPLGDSDKMEVGDWVMAIGNPFGLSQTVTAGIISAQGRVIGSGPYDDFIQTDASINPGNSGGPLFNTEGEVIGINTAIVAGGQGIGFAIPVNMAKEILPQLKSAGKVTRGWLGVSVQLVTPDLAKSFGLDTEKGALVADVVKGSPAEKAGLKGGDIILEYDGHPIKEMGELPRRVAATPVGKKVKVVVLREGRQEPLQVTVEQLKEGGEEDSAVTSDRLGVKVTELTPERAQQLRLQGDKGVVVTDVEPDSLADRAGILEGDLIREINGVRVSGVSDYSKLIAAAKKGGYLKMLLRRGEASLFVALRLE
- a CDS encoding DUF507 family protein, with amino-acid sequence MRLKEEQIARLAEKVLGDLERAQLVEQKQGRAAVLAGIKSAIAEDLRLEEALERDAEALLEQTLKAVGGQGIDRHKMLRMIKEKLAKERKIVL
- a CDS encoding response regulator transcription factor; this encodes MRILVVEDEKKVASFIKRGLEEEQYEVHTAADGEEGLKLALEKPFDLIVLDWMLPKKDGLSVLKELRERKNLTPILMLTAKDSVEDIVAGLDSGSDDYLTKPFAFAELLARVRALMRRSELDRGAEIRFADLRLDLVTHKVWRKDKEIDLTAKEYGLLEYFMRNPHQVLTRTMIAEHVWDYTFDSFTNIIDVYVNYLRKKIDREADKKLIHTVRGVGYILKEEE
- a CDS encoding DUF507 family protein is translated as MHISEDRISHIAHRIYDKLWRDDLADFPDERRALDAVKGAIEGFFSVMEQVDQAVRAKLASYSQAKVPGSREWEILYQKFYAEELAKRKW
- a CDS encoding pyruvate, water dikinase regulatory protein → MYHVYLLSDATGETVERVARAALTQFRDVDIRLRRMGQIRNREDILRALDEVDRAPGIIFYTLVNTELAQFVRNEVEARQLEAVDLITPLLYKLAEFLEMRPQKLPGLQYEMNSEYYRRMEAVDFTVKQDDGQEPRNLHKADIVLIGVSRSSKTPLSMYLAHKGYKVANVPIIQGIDPPGELEEVEPERVVGLIIDTQRLVDIRSARLRNLRQSPRGSYADYRQVEEELAYCRRFYRAHPAWLVIDVTNKSVEESAAEILSRLHGDIRHD
- a CDS encoding HEAT repeat domain-containing protein, giving the protein MANPGGQHEEVSKEEYASANLVMTAMVKTSKALRIYLPNNPILIGFTDDLNGKMTGHLEKYGEFTLDVEPFVLRYKGKDIYQNQDPKESMACRMFADGIRALFFLPGVESSELMAFLGVAGFELSTSDEDVVTQLWERDLPHLRYLLEEDFIEGHLEEDLTDPGSQQAAVTRVYQALAQQIPPQPRMIPKHLLMLTGEEEKWLRKARQVEARRNGLDDVVNILSAILAGVKEPVIFWDFVGIMGNLTTNMFLGGEIGQALRLIRFMDQLMKLGSTLPEQQRLLAEALAGILNLQTVQVLQETLDGSEAVTHQELKELLLIFGLPSLGAICELLGRVEKLKVRKVIIEVLVELGRENPAVFAPFLNDSRWYLVRNMVLVLSLVGTPVALDMIIKLIPHKEARIRREVLGYLERSGDLKAKAYIVKYLRDDSSALRIKALQVLAREKLPFALKPIVALTTAEEFASRELSEKKAVYEALGELGGEEMLPMFRDMLLKKFWFQKTAEKESAQLAAAGLVRMQTGQALALLQEARNSKRSGEVRDLLEQAIAALALARAKRSG